In Acidaminococcales bacterium, the genomic window CACGGACGGCTACACATACGCATTGGAAAAACTTGCGCAAAAGTACAAGCCTGCCGCGTTGCTTGTCGGCGCGACCAACAACGGCCTCGATCTGGCGCCGCGGCTGGCGGCGAGGCTAAATACCGGCATCGCGGCCGACTGTACCGGCCTGGCCCTTGACGAAGGCGGCAACGTCCTCTGGACGCGGCTGAGCTTCAACGGCAAAATCAAGGCCGAGGCCGTTTGCCGTAAATGCCGCCCGCAAATAGGCACCGTGCGCCCGGGCGTCTTTAAAAGAAACGAACCTGATGAAACGCTGAAAGGCAACGTAACCAAAGAAGATATTGACATTCCGGCAAATTTAATCAGAACCAGGCTCGTGGAAAAAATAGCGCCCGAAACTTCCGAAACCGTCGATCTGGAAACGGCGGAAATCATCGTGACCGGAGGGCGCGGCCTTGGCAACGCGGACAATTTTTCCATAATCAGGGAACTGGCAAGCGCGCTCGGCGCGACGGTCGGCGCGTCAAGGTCCGCCGTGGACTCCGGCTGGATATCGCACGATCATCAGGTCGGCCAAACCGGCAAAACCGTACAGCCGCAATTGTACATCGCCTGCGGCGTTTCCGGCGCCATACAGCATTTGGCCGGCATGTCCGGATCCCACAATGTCGTCGCCATCAATACGGACGAAGAAGCGGCCATTTTCAAAATAACCGACTACGGCGTTGTGGGGGATTTGACGAAAGTCGTGCCGGAACTTACCAAAGTTGTCAAAGAAATTAAAGAAAAGAACCAATAACAACGCCGGGGGCAAACAACTGCCTGCCCCCTGACCATATTCAACAAAAAGGAGACGGGATGGACTTGCTCGCTATAAAGAAAATCGGTGTTGTCGGAAGCGGACTGATGGGCAACGGAATAGCGCAGATTGTCGCTGCCGCAGGCTACGGCGTCGTGTTTTGCGATATATCGCAACAAAACCTGGACAAAGGCTACAAAGCAATCGCCGCGAGATTGGAAAAGGAAGTCAAAAACGGCAAACGGTCAAGCGCCTCGAAAGAGGAACTTCTGTCCAAGATTAAGGCCACGGTAAATTATGAAGATTTGGCGGACATCGACTATCTGTATGAAGCGGTATTTGAAGAAATACGGACAAAAAAGGAACTGTATGGAAAAATAAGCAAAATATGCCAACCTGCTTGTATTTTTTCCACAAACACGTCCGGGCTGAGCATTTCGGAAATAGCTTCCGTTACCGACCGTCCCGACAAATTTATCGGCACGCACTTTTTCAACCCCGTGCCCGTGATGAAACTGCTGGAAATCATCCGCGGCTACGATACCTCTGACGCCACTTATGAAACAGCCGTTGCCGTCGGCAAGTCTATCGGCAAAGAAATCATTACCGTTGCGGAAGCGCCGCTGTTTTGCGTCAACAGGATACTGGTGCCGATGCTTAACGAAGCCATGTTCGTCCTATCGGAAGGAATCGCCACCAAAGAAGACATAGACAAGGGCATGGCGCTTGGCGCCAATCACCCCATCGGGCCTTTGGCGCTGGCCGATTTGGTCGGGCTGGACACCTTGCTGCAGGTAATAAAAACTCTCTACGAAGAAACCGGCGACAGCAAATACCGCCCCTGCCCCCTGCTGGTAAAAATGGTACGGGCCGGTAAATACGGCCGAAAAAACGGCAAAGGATTCTACGCCTATAACTAATGCGCAAAGGGCGGCAAACAATAATATGGCGCGGCTTTCCGTATCCGCAAAGACAAAAGGAGAAGTAACGCGAAAATGGAGTTCAAGTTGACCGACATACAAGAAATGGTACAGGAAACCGCGAGAGAAGTCGCCCAAAAAGTTATTTGGGGGCAAGTGGCGCAAATTGAAAAAGAAAGGCATATCTC contains:
- a CDS encoding electron transfer flavoprotein subunit alpha/FixB family protein produces the protein MEEYKNFWVIVELADGKPKGVGFELLNPGKQLAEQKNEKIVAVIIGKNAGASANQAIAYGAGEVIVVENEKLDEYSTDGYTYALEKLAQKYKPAALLVGATNNGLDLAPRLAARLNTGIAADCTGLALDEGGNVLWTRLSFNGKIKAEAVCRKCRPQIGTVRPGVFKRNEPDETLKGNVTKEDIDIPANLIRTRLVEKIAPETSETVDLETAEIIVTGGRGLGNADNFSIIRELASALGATVGASRSAVDSGWISHDHQVGQTGKTVQPQLYIACGVSGAIQHLAGMSGSHNVVAINTDEEAAIFKITDYGVVGDLTKVVPELTKVVKEIKEKNQ
- a CDS encoding 3-hydroxybutyryl-CoA dehydrogenase (converts (S)-3-hydroxybutanoyl-CoA to 3-acetoacetyl-CoA), whose product is MDLLAIKKIGVVGSGLMGNGIAQIVAAAGYGVVFCDISQQNLDKGYKAIAARLEKEVKNGKRSSASKEELLSKIKATVNYEDLADIDYLYEAVFEEIRTKKELYGKISKICQPACIFSTNTSGLSISEIASVTDRPDKFIGTHFFNPVPVMKLLEIIRGYDTSDATYETAVAVGKSIGKEIITVAEAPLFCVNRILVPMLNEAMFVLSEGIATKEDIDKGMALGANHPIGPLALADLVGLDTLLQVIKTLYEETGDSKYRPCPLLVKMVRAGKYGRKNGKGFYAYN